The DNA window GTGACGCCCTCGACCTAGCCGCCACCGGCACCTTCGTCCACGTCTATGTAGACAACGAAACCCGCAAACCCGTCGAAATCCCCGAAATAATCCGCACCGCCGCCGCCACTCTCGTCACAGACTGAGTTTCCCTTCGCCCGCCGGCCGTAGGATGTCGGCGCCGGAGCCGAGTTCCTCGCTCTGCTCTAGCCTTCGGCGCCATCCCAATGTGCCACCATGACAAGCGAAATCGGTTCGGGCCCGAGGATCAGCTGAGGCCGGCCAGTCGATCGAGTAATGGCGCGGTGCGCGGCCCGACGAATTGCTGCATCACCAACGCCATGTTGGTGCGCTCCACACCGGGAATCTTCAATATCTGCCCGGCGACCCGATACAGATCGTCGGCATCCTGCGCCACCACTCGGACGGTGAGATCGGTCAGCCCGGTCATGCCGCATACCTCCGTCACCTCCGGCACCCGGGCAAGTTCGTCGACCACCGAATCCAATCGATGCTGATCGACGACAACGGCGACGAAGGCGGCCAGCGGGTAGCCCAGCGCCTGTGGCTGCACTCGCCGCTCGAAGCTGCCGAGCACCCCACTCGCCTCCCAGCGCGAGAGTCGAGCCTGCACGGTATTGCGGGACAACCCGAGCCGGGTAGCCAGCTCGACGCCGGTCGCGCGGGGGTTGGCG is part of the Nocardia sp. NBC_00565 genome and encodes:
- a CDS encoding Lrp/AsnC family transcriptional regulator, which gives rise to MSSREPADVILDATDARLLLELVANPRATGVELATRLGLSRNTVQARLSRWEASGVLGSFERRVQPQALGYPLAAFVAVVVDQHRLDSVVDELARVPEVTEVCGMTGLTDLTVRVVAQDADDLYRVAGQILKIPGVERTNMALVMQQFVGPRTAPLLDRLAGLS